The Anaerolineales bacterium region CTCGCGCACGGTCTCACGCCCGAACGAGGTTTCGAACGGTGCGACGAGCGGCATGGAGAGGTGGTGGAGGGTGAGGGAGGTGAGGTTCATGGGGGAGTGGGGGGAGAGGATTGGAGGATTAGGGAATTGGAGGATTGGAGGATTGGAGAATTGGAGGATTGGAGACTGGAGACTGGAGAATTGGAGGATTGGAGACTGGAGACTGGAGACTGGGCAATTAGAGAATTGGAGAATTGGAGACTGGAGGCTGGGTAATTGGTGATTGGTAATTGGTAATTGGTAATTGAGTAATTAGGGGTCGAGGGGAGATTTGACGGCAAGTCCGCCGCGTTGTAGCACGTGAGTATAGATCATCGTTGTTTTCACATCCTTGTGTCCGAGGAGTTCTTGAATGGTGCGAATATCGTAGCCGTTTTGTAAAAGGTGGGTGGCGAAGGAATGACGGAAGGTGTGAGGCGAAACAGGTTTTTGAATACCAGTTTGTTTTGACGCGGCTCGGATCGCCTTTTGGAGAACGCTGGGATCCATATGATGCCGCATGGTCTTTTTGGTGGCAGGGTCTACCGAGAGGGCGGAGGCGGGAAAGAGGTATTGCCAGTTTAGTTCGCGAGAGGCATTGGGATATTTACGGGCAAGCGCGTAGGGCAGGTGAACTTCGCCAAATCCATCTCCCAGATCAGTTTGGTGGAGGCGTTGCACGTTTTGCACCTGCTTTTCGAGGGGCGCGCGAAGCGCATCAGGGAGGACAGTGACGCGGTCATCCTCGCCTTTGCCGTCCCGAATCATGATCTGGCGGTTCCCGAAGTCAACGTCTTTGACGCGCAATCGCACGCATTCCATGAGGCGAAGACCAGAGCCGTAGAGAATTTTTGCCATGAGTTGCGGAACGCCGCTCATTTTGCCAATGACTGCGAGCGCTTCGTTTTGGGTGAGGACAACGGGAAGAGTCTTGGATTTTTCGGCGCGAAGCAGTCCAGCAGGGAGTTCGATCGGTTTGTTGAGAACGTAACGGTAGAGGAAGAGGATGGCGCTGAGCGCTTGATTTTGGGTGGAGGCAGAAACGTTCTTTTCGACCGCCAAGTGAGTGATGAATGCTTGAATCTCTTCCGCGCCCATTTCCTTGGGGTGACGTTTGCCATGATGAAGGATGTAGCGTTTGATCCATTCGATATAGGTTTGTTCGGTGCGGTAGGAGTAATGCTTGGTGCGGATGACATCAGAGACGAGTTGCAGGAGTTTCGGGGGTTGGGTTTGCATGTGTTGACCGTGACAAGGTGAGATTGTATAATCCGTTTAGTCGATTTTAACCTAATCCGCCTAAACGCCCAAACGATTTAGGAGATTAGGCGGACGTTTCCATCCAAAGGAATTTGGTGTTGCGTCCGCATAAACTCTAGTTGGGCGTTTTCTTCTCAAAACAATAAGGTAGCGTAAATCTATGCCATTTTTCACAAAAACACTTCCAAACAAAAGCGTAGTCGGAATTACCAATTGTGAAATTGTTTTACCACTCGGCGCATTGGAAGGTTTAGATGACCAAGCAATAAGCACACTGGTTAGAGAACTAGCCAACGACCTTGAATTTATACAGGATTACATCGGGAGCGGTGAAATTGGTTTTGGCACAATTGAAGAAGCAAAGCAATATGTTATACGCCAACAACAAAAGAAAAGAACTCGTGAAGTCAAGCAAGAAATAACTCAGCAAAGACGAAGGGAATTTGATTCCCGCCGCGCACAGTTAACCTTAATGTTGATTGAAAGAGAAGGCTATATTTGCAAGTTTCCTAATTGTGATGTTCAAGAAGGATTAACAATTGACCATATTCTGCCCTTATCAAAAGGCGGTTCTGATAATCCAGAAAACTTGCAATTTCTTTGTCGAAAACACAATTCAGCAAAAGGCGACTCGTAAGAATTTAGATTCTGGCGAACAGCGCTTTTGTAGTTGCCAAAGATTGAGTTGTGTGTAAAAATTTCAACAGGTTTGTGGCGGTATCTTTTTATACGGAGCGAGTCTTGCACAACACAAAAACGCCCAACAAAGCGTGCACCTGACGCTGGGGATTCTGCGCAAATCTCAAGCAGTTTCTCACGCCTTAGCCTTTTTCTGGTTGGACGGCTTCGCCGTCCCCGCCCCAGCGCAGGTAACGCAAACCGTTGGGCAGTTCCTTGCAAAGGATAGTTATCAGTATGCAAAAAAAGATACTCGGATTAATTTTATCTCTGATTATCCCTTCAATTTACGTTTTGTTTATCAGTCCGATTTTCATCAAGCCAAACGTGGACGAACAAGTTTCCGCCTTGATTGGCTTCGCCGTACTTTGGGGGCTGGCTTTTGGAATGTTGTTTTTCACACGAAGCATTGAAAAATTGCCATTGACAACGATTGGCTGGAAACAGATATCTTGGAGATGGATATTTACCGCTATTGGATTAGGTATTCTGTTATCACTATTAGTCCCTGTGTTCACATTGTTGGTTAACGCAGTTTTTCCGCCATCCGATACAGGAACGATAACGCAAGTCACATCGAATTTCTCTTGGTGGATATTGCTTTTGAGTGTACTCACCGCAGGCATAACCGAAGAGATTTTGTTTCGTGGTTATCCTCTGGAACGATTACATGAAATTACAGGGAATAAGTGGATAAGCGGGGTAATTAGCCTAATATTTTTTGTGGCTATTCATGCAACAGGATGGAATATTGCTCATATTATTGGTGTGGTCATTCCATTAGGAATTATCCTTACTGGTTTATACTTTTGGCAACGAAATTTATTATTCGTGATGATCGTTCATGTGGTCATAGATTTGCCTTTAGTTTTTATAGCACTGTTATCATAAAAACTGCCCAACAAAGCGTTTCTCAGAAACAGCTAGGTCGGGACAAGTTGTAAGCCAAATTTGGCGGCTTTCTTCTTGAGATATTTGAGTTGCTGATCTTGGTAGTGGCGCTCATACTCAGCGGCGCTCAAAGGCTCATATTCCACTTTGTACTTCAACATGCGGTACACCACCCGTGCGATCAGATGGGCAGTGGCGACTGCCGCCTGCGCTGGTCCTAAGCGTGATTTTTGTCTGCGGTAATGCACGCCAAACATACAATCGGCGCGCATCACCGAACCCGCTGCCATGCGAAAGGCTTGCCCAGCCCGATTACGGGTCTTCAAGGTGCGGCTTTGCAGAACCTTCCCACCCGAGATGTCGTTCTTGGGCGCCAGTCCCAGCCAAGAACAAAAGTGTTTTTCGTTTGGAAACTTTGACATATCCGTCCCCACTTCGATCACAATGGTCTGCGCCAGCGAAGCGC contains the following coding sequences:
- a CDS encoding HNH endonuclease signature motif containing protein; translation: MPFFTKTLPNKSVVGITNCEIVLPLGALEGLDDQAISTLVRELANDLEFIQDYIGSGEIGFGTIEEAKQYVIRQQQKKRTREVKQEITQQRRREFDSRRAQLTLMLIEREGYICKFPNCDVQEGLTIDHILPLSKGGSDNPENLQFLCRKHNSAKGDS
- a CDS encoding integron integrase, which gives rise to MQTQPPKLLQLVSDVIRTKHYSYRTEQTYIEWIKRYILHHGKRHPKEMGAEEIQAFITHLAVEKNVSASTQNQALSAILFLYRYVLNKPIELPAGLLRAEKSKTLPVVLTQNEALAVIGKMSGVPQLMAKILYGSGLRLMECVRLRVKDVDFGNRQIMIRDGKGEDDRVTVLPDALRAPLEKQVQNVQRLHQTDLGDGFGEVHLPYALARKYPNASRELNWQYLFPASALSVDPATKKTMRHHMDPSVLQKAIRAASKQTGIQKPVSPHTFRHSFATHLLQNGYDIRTIQELLGHKDVKTTMIYTHVLQRGGLAVKSPLDP
- a CDS encoding type II CAAX endopeptidase family protein → MQKKILGLILSLIIPSIYVLFISPIFIKPNVDEQVSALIGFAVLWGLAFGMLFFTRSIEKLPLTTIGWKQISWRWIFTAIGLGILLSLLVPVFTLLVNAVFPPSDTGTITQVTSNFSWWILLLSVLTAGITEEILFRGYPLERLHEITGNKWISGVISLIFFVAIHATGWNIAHIIGVVIPLGIILTGLYFWQRNLLFVMIVHVVIDLPLVFIALLS